From Providencia sp. R33, a single genomic window includes:
- a CDS encoding maleate cis-trans isomerase family protein codes for MSLARTFRIGQIVPSSNTTMETEIPAILRAREAQFAERFTFHSSRMRMKKVTKEELAKMDSDSDRCALELSDAAVDVLGYACLVAIMSMGKGYHRVSESRLHQCTVDNGHPAPIVTSAGALVDGLHAIGAKKVSILTPYMKPLTQLVIKYIESEGIEVVDSISLEIPDNLAVGRQDPLAPVEITKRLNTNVDAIVASACVQMPSLPSVQLIENRVGLPVLSSSVATTYMMLKKLGLETRVDGFGSLLSGKF; via the coding sequence ATGAGTCTGGCACGCACATTTCGGATTGGGCAGATTGTCCCGTCCTCGAACACCACCATGGAAACCGAAATTCCCGCTATTTTGCGAGCACGGGAAGCGCAGTTTGCAGAGCGTTTTACCTTTCATTCCAGTCGCATGCGGATGAAAAAGGTGACCAAAGAAGAGCTGGCGAAGATGGATTCCGACAGCGACCGTTGTGCCCTTGAGCTTTCGGATGCGGCGGTGGATGTGCTCGGTTATGCCTGCTTGGTCGCTATCATGAGCATGGGGAAAGGGTATCACCGTGTGTCTGAAAGCCGTTTACACCAATGTACCGTGGATAACGGGCACCCTGCGCCGATTGTCACCAGTGCAGGGGCATTAGTGGATGGGCTGCATGCCATAGGGGCGAAAAAAGTGTCTATTTTGACGCCGTACATGAAGCCACTAACGCAATTGGTGATTAAGTATATTGAAAGCGAAGGCATTGAAGTGGTGGATAGCATTTCGTTGGAAATCCCCGATAATTTAGCGGTTGGCAGGCAAGACCCGCTGGCGCCTGTGGAAATCACCAAGCGGCTGAACACCAATGTGGATGCGATAGTGGCATCAGCGTGTGTACAAATGCCGTCATTACCCTCGGTGCAATTGATTGAAAACCGCGTGGGCTTGCCCGTGTTGTCTTCTTCGGTGGCCACCACTTACATGATGTTGAAAAAGCTGGGTTTAGAGACACGTGTTGACGGGTTTGGGTCGTTACTAAGTGGAAAGTTTTAG
- a CDS encoding MarR family winged helix-turn-helix transcriptional regulator, with product MSDSKVFVDNYLPALLGQAWMLVSSEFHAIVEKKGLSVLEWRVLSTLAGNGSMGITELSQKTVSKQPTITRVLQRLEQQGHVIRHNNHSGSDKRITLVSVTSSGMSLVDGLLIEAQQHEEAVLAPLGLRKSKMLKEVLQELIARHSLESINEKENSEKKLVSKKQLRNKNISKNSTE from the coding sequence ATGTCAGATTCAAAGGTTTTTGTTGATAATTACTTGCCTGCCCTATTGGGGCAGGCATGGATGCTAGTTTCATCTGAATTTCATGCAATTGTTGAAAAGAAAGGGCTGTCTGTATTGGAGTGGCGAGTGCTATCAACATTGGCGGGTAATGGCTCGATGGGGATCACTGAACTATCACAAAAAACAGTCAGTAAACAACCGACAATTACGCGTGTTTTACAACGGTTAGAACAACAAGGGCATGTGATCCGCCACAATAATCATAGCGGTAGCGATAAGCGAATTACATTGGTGAGTGTCACATCTAGTGGGATGTCACTAGTCGATGGGTTATTAATTGAAGCGCAACAACATGAAGAGGCTGTACTTGCCCCATTAGGTCTGCGTAAAAGTAAGATGCTCAAAGAAGTATTACAGGAATTAATTGCACGTCACAGCTTAGAAAGTATTAATGAGAAAGAAAATTCAGAGAAAAAACTAGTTAGTAAAAAACAATTACGAAATAAAAACATATCTAAAAACTCAACTGAGTAA
- a CDS encoding fumarylacetoacetate hydrolase family protein encodes MRLITYRSDVTAAARLGAIVDHQVVDLARLAEEQGQYLPDNMLDFIDLGPQGVRAGTELLNGYDGQFPAGTAWPVQNVKILAPIPRPRKNIFGIGLNYVEHVAESSRTLDTSKELPKEPVIFSKPPTTVIGPGDAIEHNAQITQQLDWEVELAVIMGTRAKGVAAKDALNYVFGYSLMIDMSARDCRRAGQWIYSKGQDTYAPFGPCIVTADEIPDPHTLDLSLKVNGVTKQSSNTRHMLFNVNVLIEDISKGITLEPGDIIATGTPEGVGAGRSPQEWVWPGDVIEAYVQGIGELRHPVVAV; translated from the coding sequence ATGCGCTTGATTACTTACCGTTCTGATGTGACCGCCGCTGCCCGTTTGGGCGCCATTGTTGACCACCAAGTGGTGGACTTGGCTCGTCTTGCCGAAGAGCAGGGGCAATACCTGCCAGACAATATGTTGGATTTCATCGATTTAGGGCCACAAGGGGTGCGCGCGGGGACTGAACTGCTCAATGGCTACGACGGGCAATTTCCCGCAGGGACTGCATGGCCAGTACAAAATGTGAAAATCTTGGCGCCAATTCCGCGCCCGCGTAAAAACATCTTTGGTATTGGGTTGAACTACGTTGAACACGTGGCGGAATCGAGCCGCACCTTGGACACGTCTAAAGAGCTGCCGAAAGAGCCCGTTATTTTCTCTAAACCACCGACCACGGTGATTGGCCCAGGGGATGCGATTGAACATAATGCCCAAATTACCCAGCAGTTGGATTGGGAAGTGGAACTGGCGGTGATTATGGGCACGCGTGCTAAAGGGGTGGCGGCGAAAGACGCGTTAAATTACGTCTTTGGCTACAGTTTGATGATTGACATGAGTGCCCGTGACTGCCGTCGTGCGGGGCAATGGATTTACTCCAAAGGGCAAGATACCTATGCGCCGTTTGGCCCGTGCATTGTTACCGCGGATGAAATTCCCGACCCGCACACGTTGGATTTAAGCTTGAAGGTCAACGGGGTTACCAAGCAATCGTCCAACACCCGCCACATGCTGTTTAACGTCAATGTGTTGATTGAAGACATCAGCAAAGGTATCACCCTTGAGCCGGGGGATATCATTGCCACGGGGACGCCAGAAGGGGTCGGTGCTGGGCGTTCACCACAAGAGTGGGTGTGGCCGGGGGATGTGATTGAGGCATACGTGCAAGGCATTGGTGAACTGCGTCACCCCGTGGTTGCAGTGTAA
- a CDS encoding carbon-nitrogen hydrolase family protein: MLNLAQFKAAAVQAAPVFLDTDATVDKVCRLIEEAADNGAKLVAFPEVFVSGYPYWSWVMNPIDGSPWFEKLCKSAIEVPGPEIQKIAHAAARHRINVVIGVNERNPHGIATLYNTLVTISDEGTLLGRHRKLVPTWAEKLTWANGDASSLKVHQTSVGPLGALACGENTNTLARFALLAQGELVHIASYIALPVAPKDYDMAEAIRLRASAHCFEGKVFTIVSCSTVSEEIIEAMSASHPEARELLARPNSAFSGIIGPDGRVVGEPLIDKEGIVYGDIDLNRCIQPRQMHDITGHYNRFDIFDLQVNRRPLSAARFYGEGQSVEELNPTESDVPFGEKKG; this comes from the coding sequence ATGTTGAACTTAGCGCAATTTAAAGCGGCGGCCGTGCAAGCGGCGCCCGTGTTTCTCGATACCGACGCCACGGTTGATAAAGTGTGCCGCCTGATAGAAGAAGCGGCAGACAACGGCGCGAAATTGGTGGCGTTCCCAGAAGTGTTTGTGTCGGGTTACCCGTATTGGAGTTGGGTGATGAACCCAATTGACGGTAGCCCGTGGTTTGAAAAGCTGTGCAAATCGGCCATAGAAGTGCCGGGGCCAGAAATCCAAAAAATCGCCCACGCGGCAGCACGTCACCGCATCAATGTGGTGATTGGGGTCAATGAGCGCAATCCACACGGTATTGCCACCTTGTATAACACCTTGGTGACCATTTCCGACGAAGGCACCCTTCTCGGGCGTCACCGCAAATTGGTGCCAACGTGGGCAGAAAAGCTGACGTGGGCCAACGGGGATGCGTCCTCGTTAAAAGTACACCAAACCAGCGTGGGGCCATTAGGTGCCTTAGCCTGTGGGGAAAACACTAACACCTTGGCGCGCTTTGCGTTACTGGCGCAAGGGGAGCTCGTGCATATTGCCAGCTACATCGCCTTGCCTGTGGCACCCAAAGATTACGATATGGCGGAAGCGATTCGTTTAAGGGCATCCGCACATTGCTTTGAAGGTAAGGTTTTCACGATTGTTTCGTGTTCGACGGTGTCGGAAGAGATTATCGAGGCAATGTCCGCGAGCCACCCTGAGGCGCGTGAGCTGTTAGCGCGCCCAAACAGTGCCTTTTCGGGCATTATCGGCCCTGACGGTCGTGTGGTTGGCGAACCGCTGATTGATAAAGAAGGGATTGTGTATGGCGATATCGATTTAAACCGCTGTATTCAACCACGACAAATGCACGATATCACTGGGCACTATAACCGCTTTGATATCTTTGATTTACAGGTGAACCGCCGTCCGCTGAGTGCCGCCCGTTTTTACGGCGAAGGGCAAAGCGTGGAGGAATTAAACCCGACTGAGAGCGATGTACCGTTTGGGGAGAAAAAAGGATGA
- a CDS encoding Na+/H+ antiporter: protein MSVVTLVLVFLLAVIVSVFISRLLKDIIPLPLIQIALGAGLSLYGFTVEFEPHLFLFLFIPPLLFLDGWRIPKEALFQEIKPIMSLAIGLVVVTVIGMGFFIHWLIPAISLAVAFALAAILSPTDPVSVSAMTVNSPLPSRMAHILEGESLLNDATGLVCFSFAVVAALTGTFSLASAAGEFVLVAFGGILIGLLVAWAIGWLNQFLVKRTGEEPAIQIMISLLMPFTAYLLAEHLHVSGILAAVVAGIAMHYEKIAGRMQAATRMQSKAVWDTVQTALNGMIFILLGEQLPGMWINMPEVAEAAGASHPWMLFVYVAIITVALAILRFSWVWISMTLTVFHNRRRGKEADVVHIRMMAIMATAGVRGAITLAGILTLPLLMPDGSLFPNRDVAIFLAMGVILCSLLIASIALPILTKGLVQDLPYDNDEIRARLALNEAAMAHLRELMNHPSEDVDEIAMRTEVGAQLLEIYGRRLDNTDETESDVYDLHRMIEMERQMSNSALKAKREALYQMRKNKNINERVYHRLRDELDLKEETLNHHKNGKH, encoded by the coding sequence ATGTCAGTTGTGACACTTGTACTTGTTTTTTTACTTGCGGTTATTGTGAGTGTGTTTATCTCGCGATTGCTCAAAGATATTATTCCATTACCCCTTATTCAGATAGCGCTGGGAGCTGGGTTGTCTCTGTATGGTTTTACGGTTGAATTTGAACCGCATTTGTTCCTGTTCTTATTTATCCCACCGTTGCTGTTCCTAGATGGTTGGCGTATTCCCAAAGAAGCCTTATTCCAAGAAATTAAACCGATTATGTCATTAGCGATAGGCCTCGTGGTGGTTACCGTTATTGGCATGGGGTTCTTTATTCACTGGTTAATTCCTGCCATTTCATTGGCGGTTGCATTTGCACTCGCGGCGATTTTGTCACCGACTGACCCCGTTTCAGTTTCTGCGATGACGGTAAATTCCCCACTTCCATCACGGATGGCGCACATACTGGAAGGTGAGTCACTGCTCAACGATGCAACAGGCTTAGTCTGCTTTAGCTTTGCCGTTGTGGCTGCATTAACGGGAACATTTTCCCTCGCTTCAGCGGCAGGCGAATTTGTTCTTGTTGCCTTTGGTGGGATCTTAATTGGTTTATTAGTCGCTTGGGCAATTGGTTGGTTGAACCAGTTCTTGGTTAAGCGTACTGGTGAAGAGCCAGCCATCCAAATTATGATCAGCCTATTGATGCCATTTACAGCTTATTTGCTTGCAGAGCACTTACATGTGTCAGGTATTTTAGCGGCGGTTGTTGCCGGTATTGCTATGCACTATGAGAAAATTGCAGGTCGTATGCAGGCTGCAACACGCATGCAAAGTAAAGCCGTTTGGGATACCGTTCAAACGGCACTGAACGGAATGATCTTTATTTTACTGGGTGAGCAATTACCGGGTATGTGGATAAATATGCCAGAGGTTGCTGAAGCGGCGGGGGCAAGTCATCCTTGGATGTTATTTGTTTATGTTGCAATCATTACTGTGGCTCTGGCAATCCTGCGTTTTAGTTGGGTTTGGATTTCAATGACCTTAACCGTATTCCACAACCGCCGCCGTGGTAAAGAAGCAGATGTGGTGCATATTCGGATGATGGCTATTATGGCGACTGCGGGTGTTCGCGGGGCGATTACATTAGCGGGTATTTTAACGCTGCCATTGTTGATGCCAGACGGCTCTTTATTCCCAAATCGTGATGTGGCTATCTTCTTGGCAATGGGCGTTATTTTATGTTCATTATTGATTGCCAGTATTGCATTGCCGATTTTAACAAAAGGCCTTGTCCAAGATTTACCGTATGATAATGACGAAATCCGTGCTCGTTTAGCGCTGAATGAAGCGGCAATGGCTCACTTACGTGAGTTAATGAACCACCCTTCAGAGGACGTGGATGAAATCGCCATGCGTACGGAAGTCGGGGCACAATTGTTAGAAATTTATGGCAGACGACTTGATAATACCGATGAAACTGAATCTGACGTGTATGATTTACATCGAATGATTGAGATGGAACGCCAAATGTCTAACTCTGCATTGAAAGCGAAGCGTGAAGCGTTATACCAAATGCGGAAAAATAAAAACATTAACGAACGGGTTTACCATCGTTTACGTGATGAATTGGATCTAAAAGAAGAAACACTGAATCATCATAAAAATGGTAAGCACTAG